The genomic DNA CGGCTTAGGATCATATGATTTGTCTTTAATCGAACCTGATTCATCACTAAAATTAAGGAACAAAATGTGAGCATGACTCGTATAATTGCAATGCAGAACTATATGTTTCAAAATAGATCGCTGTTATTTATTAATCAAatgatgttaatattttttcttcttcgtaAATCATTAACAAAATTATAAGCACAAGACGAAAAGGTTAAAGCACTAATGGCGCCAAAAGTCAATGACAACCAAGTGAAATCCAAAATCTAAAAACACTAGTGTTAATATATAGTTTGTACCTTTCGTCTCTATCTTCATCAGATGTTGAATTATACCCTTCTTTTGCCGATGTTTGCTCTGATAATCGGGCATCAAGTTTTTGTGTCAAGAACATTTCAGCCATGTCATTATCATCATCCAACAAATTTTCTAGTTGATCTgcaacctgttaaactcaagaATGTTAGAATccgtttttagtttttaaagaacaataatttttttctaacaaTCGAAAGTCATGAGCATATATACTCCGGTTGACAGCAAAAGATATTTTCACACATCTATTATGAGATTGTTTGTAACAAAAGCAACTTATGACATATTCAAGGGAGTGTAACATAATGGAATGCTTACTTTCTCATTGATTTGAATAgcatatatatacatcaaaGTGTGACCTTTTGTCAACTATCTAATTATGATACAACCTAATTATAGGAAACTAATTATGACTAATTACAACAAAATATTCTATTCTATCACACCCCCGCAGTCGAAGCGGGAGGTTCACGGACGCTAAGACTGGTCCGAAAATCATCAAAGAGAATGCGAGGAAGTCCTTTGGTGAAGATGTCAGCGATCTGATGTCTTGAGGGAACATGAAGGACGCGAGCCTGACCACGAGCGACCTTTTCCCGAACAAAATGAATGTTCATCTCAATATGTTTAATGCGCTGATGCTGCACAGGATTACCAGATAGATAGATGGCACTAACATTGTCATAATACACCAAAGTGGCCTGATGAATAGGAAAATGGAGTTCCAGAAGAAGATTGCGAATCCAACACGATTCAGAGACAACATTTGCAACACCTCTATATTCAGCTTCAGCACTAGAACGGGAGAGAGTTGGCTGCCGTTTGGAAGACCAAGAAATAAGGTTGTCACCTAGAAAAACACAATAACCAGATGTAGAACGTCTGGTGTCAGGACATCCACCCCAATCAGCGTCAGTGTAGGAGATAAGCTTTGTAATGGGAGATGGGGATAAATGTAGTCCAAAATGTAAGGTGCCCTGAACATAGCACAAAATGCACTTAAGAGCAAGCATGTGTTCCGTGCGAGGAGCATGCATGTGAAGACAAACTTGCTGAACAACATATGATAAGTCAGGTCGAGTGAAGGTGAGATATTGTAGGGCCCTTGCAAGACTCCGATACAAAGAAGGATCCTCGTAAGAAGTGCCGGAGGAGGTGCTGAGTTTCTGCTTGGTGTCAACAGGAGTGGCCGATGGTTTACAAGAAGTCATGCCAACACGTTCAATGATCTCTGAAGCATAAGTACTTTGACTGAGAAATATGCCATCAGGATGACGAGATACTGCAATACCCAGAAAGTAACTCAGAGGGCCCAAATCCTTCATTGCAAAACTCAGATGCTAAGAGTGACATAATTGATTTGCGGAGGACCTGAGTGGAGGTGATGAGGATGATGTCGTCTACATACAGCAGAATGTAGGCCATGTCTGAACCTTGTCGATATATGAAGAGGGAGTGGTCTGATGTGCTATGGCGAAAGCCAATGATGGCGACATAGTCAGCAAAGCGTTGGTACCATGCTCTAGGCGCTTGCTTGAGACCATACAAGGATTTCTTCAACCGACAAACATAATCTGGATGATGGAGGTCGCGGGAAACCCAATGGCTGATACATGTAAACAGTCTCATGAAGATCACCATGTAAAAAGTCATTATGGACATCCAGTTGATGAATGGGCCAGGATTTGGAGAGAGCAATGGTGAGCACTGTTTGAATGGTAGCGGGTTTCACCACTGGGCTAAACGTCTCATCACAATCCACACCTGCAACTTGTGACTTGCCATCACCTACAAGACGAGCTTTATAACGCTCAAAGGAGCCATCAGAATTTTTCTTATGCCTAAAAATCCACATACATCGAATAAGATTAGCATCACAAGGACGAGGAACTAAATCCCACGTCTTATTTCTAATAAGTGCATCAAACTCAGATTGCATTGCGGATTTCCAATTCGGATCGGATAAGGCTAGTTTGGGGTTTTTAGGTATGGGAGAGATGGTGTGGTCGGAGTGAGAGATTGATAAGTTAAAAAATCTTGCGGGGTTTTACAATGCCTTTCATGCTACGGGTAGTGATGGTTCGTGTAGGTGGAGGTGGATGCGGTTGGATTGGTGATGATGGGATAGAGGAAGGTGTAGCGGACGAGCTGGTCGGAGAGGCAGTATATGGGGACTGTTGGTTTATTGAAGAGGTTGGTTGATCAATTGTGGTTGTTGGTGTTGATTGGTTGTGTGCGGCAGGTGGTAATATTTGATTTTGCCACTTGTGTATAAGGTAAGGGTGTATGTCATTATCTAGGAAGTGATAAGAGTTCGGCGAGGGGAAATGCATCTTGGTAAAGGGAAATTGAGTTTCATCAAAGATAACATGCctcaaaattattaattttctgTTTGACAAATCATAACACTTGTAACCTCTATGATTCAAGGGATAACCCAAGAAAACACAAGGAGTAGAGCGGGGCTGTAACTTATGAATGGTGGGTGACGGGAATAAGGGATAACATAGACAACCAAAAGCTCGTAGATGTGTGTAAGTGGGATCACGATGATATAAGAGTTGTATTGGTGACTGATTTTGAAGTGTTTTACATGGAAGTATGTTTAACAGATAAGTTGCCATGTGAATAGCATGATGCCAAAATGACGGGGGAACAGAAGAATGAGCTAGCATAATACGTATCATATTATTAATGGTTCTTATTTTTCGTTCCGCTTTCCCATTTTGTGAGGATGTGTGGGGACAAGAGAAACGAAAAACAAGGCCATGATCAGCgcaatatttttgaaaacacTCATTATTATATTCACCACCATTGTCATATTGAAATGTTTTGACTTTTTGcaaaaattgagtttgaatgaTTTGAGTAAGTGACTTGAACGTTTCAAACACATGAGATTTTCTGCTAATAGGAAAAGTCCACAAGAAGTTTGTAAAATCATCTAAAAATAAGACATAATATTTATGACCAGTAGAACCTAAAATTGGAGACGTGAATAAATCActatgtaaaatgtcaaaaggCATCAATGTCGTAGTTTGAGAACCAGAAAATGACAATTTAACATGTTTTCCTTAAACACAAGAGTCACAAACAACATAAGAATTAAAAGGTTCACAATATATGAACTTATTTTTGCGAAGTGAATTCAAAACAGACACGCCAGGATGACCAAGACGACTATGCCAGAGACTGGATGTGAGATCGGCAAAACTAGAAGGAGTGGTAACTGGATAAAGATCTCCACGACTGTCACATCTGAGAAGGGTGATCCCCGTCTGAAAATCAGAGACAGTAAAACCAAAAGGGTAAAAGGAAACAGAAACATTGTTGTCAATAGTGAGTCGTCTCAcagaaattaaatttttaataattttcggGGCATGTAGGACATGGTTAGGGTGAAGGGGTTGGTGAGATGTGGTTATTTGTGTGTGTCCGTTGCCGTGAATTGGAATTCCATGGCCACTGCCAACAATAACTTTCTGATTTGAATTACTTACTGGAGAATAAGACGAGAGTTTACCTTGTGATGCGGCCGTGTGAGATGTTGCGCCAGTATCCATGTACCACTAATTATCAGGAGTGTGAAGTGACATGGTGTGCATTGATGTCTCAATGTCTGTCGGTATCTGAGATGAGGTAGAGGCTGCATACACCTGAGGACGCTGTCCTAGAATGCCTGGCTGCTTAGGAGGACCGGTAGGACGTGTCCATTGAGACGTGGGATACGGACACGGAGGCATAGACCATAGTGGTGGAGTCCAGCCCCATTGTTGCCAGGCTAGATACTGTTGTTGCTACTGCCGTCAAGGAGGAGCGGACCAAGGTGAGGGCGCGTTGGAAGCTCCAGACTGAGGTGCACTGCGGTTACCACGTCCCCCTCCGCGACCCTGATGGCCACGGGAACGAAAACGGTTGTCGGAGCGACGTTGCCACGCTGAGAGGTGTCTTCAGCAGGTTTCAGTTGACTGGTGTGCATGGCAGCATGAGAGCCTGTGTTTGCCATCTTAGCCATACCGGCTTCTTCCAAAGTGAGCATGGAGCGAGCCTGATAGAATGCAGGAAGAGGATTACTTTAGCGAATCAAGGTGGCAACACTGCGGTAAGATTCTGGAAGACCCGATATCAGTTGAAGAACCAGACGATGATTGTTGACAGGAGAGCCGACATTTCTCAACTCAACTGGTCATAAAGCATCTTAAGACGCTGACAGTAAGCAGAGACATTGGGAAAATCCTCCATGCGAGTGTTGGAGAACTCTTTCTCAAGAGTGACAGCACGAGCATTTTGATTATTCTGAAAAATATCTTCCAAACGATTCCATGCTTCTATTGCAGTGGAGTTGGGTTCCAGAATAGTGGTCAACAAATCATTGGAAATAGTGGAATAAATCCACTATAGAACAGTGGCATCAAGAGTGATCCATTGTTCATATTCGTTGTCAGTAGTGGCTGGTGGTGTTGTTCCTGTAGATGGGACAATGTTATGCATGACTCGATGTGAGCGAGCATGAATGCGGAAAAGTTCAGCCCATGTTCCATATTAATCCTTTTCCATCTCAAGAATAATAGGAATGTGGTTCCTAATATTCGAGACGGCAAGGGCGGGATGGAACTCCGTTTTGGAACCTCGGTGCTTGGTGAGTTTGGGCTGGACGAAATCACCATTAACAACAGTGGATTTGCGAGTCTCTGCGTCACTGTGTTCTTAATGGTCGAAATCAGACATGGCTGCAGGAGGAACAGCGAAAACACGGAAACGGTAGAGATGGCTGAGAACACGTGAAAAACAAGATCACATATGACGCTAGAGAACCGCAGTTGATGGCAGAGAAATGGTGGAGAAGAACAGGTGTGGTTGTGGTGTTGGTACAGAAGTGGCGATCGAAAATCAAGGATCGGAAAACGCGATCGAAATCGCGTGGCGGCGGCGGCGCGAACAGAGGCAGGAGGGGATCACGTGTTTTGCGGCGGCGGTACAGAGGACGGTAGTCTTGATGCGCGGCAAGCTTCAAGGTGGGAGAAGAGGCTTGCGGCGACAGAATCAAGGTGGGAGAGGAAGAAACACGTTTATGCGTTTTGCTTCTGGTTTCCCCgcccccctttttttttaaagagaggGATCAGTTAGACTCTGATACCCTTTTTTTGATGCATATATAATTAGACTCTGAATAGCATATATATGCATCAAAGTGTGACCTTTTGTCAACTATCTAATTATGATACAACCTAATTATAGGAAACTAATTAGGACTAATTACAACAAAATATTCTATTCTATCAGGGAGGACCCATAAATTTTACATTGTGAGGGATAAATATAAGTTCACATCAAATACAAtatcatgtaacattttccattcATGTGACTGGCTTAGCAACATTCTCACTGACTCTCATAAACCTAGGTACACAAGTAAAGATTGTAACTGTAAGAGCCTCTTGACACCAAATCACTATATATCTTTTTATGCTAAGTTGCTAATCTCAAATACAATTTGTATAACTGGGGTAGATTAATAAACATAAATGTAACTTTTGAAAAACAGATTTGAATCATCTCCTTCGCTATTTATCTACATCCATCTCTTAAATTTCTATCCCTTAGctctctcttttcattaaaaaataataaaactatcaagagagagatagagagatgTAGAGAATAGTGAATGAGAGGAtccaatttgattaaaaatatgtCAAAAGGAACCCATGCAAAAATTAAGCCATGAATAATCCAACTCTAGGTTATGCATGTTGTCCCACTTAAATAGTTCGGTTGTGGAgttaaaaaacaccaaaaaaaaatttaaggcgGTGAAGCTGGGTTTAACCTCTGAAAACTAACACAAGTACTAACTAACTTACAAACATTTTTCCTATTAAAAACTTTGAAAACCAAAACCAAGCTTTATTTACATACATTATCAGGTATTACAAGTTAGAATTGTAAACAAAAGGGTGCATTAGATGATGAGACATGACAAGAGATCAAACAAAGAGTGAACACATATGGAGAAATAAATGATCACAAGATATCTTTGATGACTATTTATTTACCTTTTGTACGCGACCAAAAAGTGAGACCAAACGATTCTTGATTTGCCTTACACTTTCAAGGTTGAGAGTACTAATTCGAGAGGTCAATTCATCCAAAGCTGGATAAGCCTCTTTTTCTAGCCCTTGAGTCtgatatatataaacacaacaCAAATCATAGAATAGAATGTGTACCCAATAAATTTATATCAACTGTTGAATAAATCTTACAAATATACTAAACGTGTGTTGCATTGCATGAATCACATACCTCAGATTCAAGGCACGTACAAGTAGATTCAATACAAGCCTCAAGAGCTTTAAACTCAAAAGGTAATTGCTTAGGAGCCGACACAACGCCTGCAATGGCTTTCGGTGAACCGGCATCAGATGCATTGTTAGGAGAATCATCGAACAAAGTTTTCGCTTCATAATCACCATCCACATTATTGGCAATTTGGATATTATTAGAACTATTAGAATGAGGAAGCCGCGCTTGAAGATCTTGAAGGAAACGAAGAAAGAAAGGGTTTGTGGAATTAATCATAAGCACTTCATTGGAAGTGATAATTGCTTGAATGTGTTCTAAGTTAACGACAATAGCTTTTTCTCGTCCTAAGATAGAAGAAGGGTTAGAGAGTTTTGGATCAAGAGCTCTAAGGTCACGCGTAGGTAACCCTGTTCGTTGCATGATGGAGTGTTTGTCAATATCTTCAACGCGTGATTCACCTGTCTCTGATACTACCATCCAACTCTTCACCACCATTACAGTACCCTTTCGTCGACACCCTCCTCTCATTGCTGTCGTTACCACCATTGTTGCTGCTTTTCCCTCAACCTTACTATCACGCATCAAAGTGATTCCATTCAATATATGTAGTCTAACTCTAATTTTgatgaataataataactagGTCTTCCTATTTAGTTTAAATGTCCATAAATATTTACTAGTTCGGTTATAATAACACTAGAACTTCTCTTGATCcgtttgatttgatgataagAGGTAAAATCCCACCAAATTCGGCATCATCTGCTTCATTGTGTAACAgatttgttcttttttgttttgttttgtttgaataaGTAACATATTTCTGTTTTTGGGCAAGGAATAATTGTAACGTATCTTAGATTACTAGcagaaatagattttttttttttttttgcttgaagTATAATGGTAACAAATTATACTTGTCtttttcaataatattattttttttaacaaaaataatatcaacaatataaaaaatattagtctcttaacttaatttcaggtaatagtttggtcctttatctttttttcatttcaatttggtcatttttgtccattttcatatacattttcaagcttcaagtCTAATAtacttatgcaaacatagacgaggatcatagatttgaagactggaagaccataagaaaataaaatcatgaattttaagcttaaaaatgtatatgaaaatgaacgaaaatgaccaaattaaaatgaaaaaaaaaagaaagataaaagaccaaactattacctaaaattaagttaagtgactaaaagtgtaattttgccaaaaatataatataaattcttatttttggttttcttccAACTTTCAAAGATattaactttcatttttatttccttcCAACTTTGGACCTTCTAATTTTTGTTATAGTCACTATTACATGCAATAGAGCTTTAAgatgaaaatgacataatttaatgTATATCGATTACTTTGCTTATCATCGCCGTTGATtttgacaataaaaaatattaacaaatgctctaaaacaaatattttaaaaaataattctaattttttttttaaaacttgtgtaatcaaacttttaaaagtataaatttttttattttttccttaactAATGTCCATATAAGAGGAAAATGTGACAATcatcataaaaaacaattatagaaTTGTCCCAACATATGGGAAATGGAAAAACAGTCAATGCCTGAGAACATGTAGATCCCTAGTTTAGGGTCACTGTTTTGGAGCTACGTGACACTGCAAAAGGGCCATTATTAAAGCATAGACAATTGGAAAGCTTCTTTTGATCCCATATAGGGGTAGGGCGTCccattttgtcttgaaaattatTATGATATCTGGGGACAAACCAAAACAAGTCGCTAAGTGTTGAGTATGATTCATATTCATCGATAATTAGGCAGACATTCATGCGTTGTGGAACAACCGCCTTCGGGTTTAGTCATTTATATGTTGGGTTATGATAGCAACATTACTTATGATGGGCGTGGTGCTTTTGCATTGCGATTTAGGGTTAATTTTGTAATCTGAATTGTATTATTTGAACACTTTTATACTTTGAAActcaaaaaattgaatgaaaaaaattacatcaatcaCTTTGATGTAAAGACATAGAGACAATTGACCGACCGAACTCTAAGATCAATTATGTGTGTATGTAAACGCTAATATTTCTAATAAAATACTTAATATAAGATGGATGGAGTAATTAATTGCCACTTAGAGCATACACATCGCCTGCACATATGGGTGGTATCACACTGGCCAATGCTTTTGTGTCATAAAATCATGGATAATTGACATTGAAATTGAGTAGTTAAACTATCCATGGTAGTTACTACCTTCCTTTTCCAGCAATTGTCTGATTTGTGCACATTTTGTAttacttttgagttttttttcttttaattaatatttatattattgaagAGAAGCCCAAcagtaatatatatttattcaagCCAACAAACTATACATTTCTCTTCATACATATTTAACTCATGCAAcggtaatattttttttttttcactcatgCAACggctaatttttttaacatatatatttgattcattttgaGTATATTGTGTgatacattttatatattttcattacacattttatatattaatttaaaatataatttaaagtaTATTGTAGTTGTAAGATAAGTGGGACCCATTTTAGAGTTTTAGAGGAGTGGTATGGATATTTAGAAAATGTAGTTGAGTGGTTTAAATAATTGGAAAGTATaaagtaatataatatattatgtgGGTCCCATTTATACCACTCATTTGGGTGGCATGAATGTGGGTGCTCCTATGGACTCAATCTCATATCCGGATATCCCCTTAAATCATTTTttctagcttttcttttgaCATCCTGCACAGTTATTACATTGCTTTACTAACTATAATAGTATAGTATAATACAACTTTTGGGGTATCTTACTTACAATCTCTGAACTAAATCAGAAAAACACTAACAATTTGTCAAAAAGATTTAGGTAAAGGTTTGTTTTCCAAGAATGACTTAAATAAAACAAGTGATCTTTCAGGTTGTGAGAAAGGAGCTTCATGGGAGGCACCTCTGATGGTGGCAAATGTGAGAGTATTTCCATAAACTTGAGTCCATCCACCAACCTAAAGCAAAAAGTAGATAAACTTAAATTAGTTTATGATGTGCATATATTATCTAAGTTTGATTATGTTTTGATCTGAAGTGCTTTAGTTTCATGATAAAAGCTGTCTAAAACTATTGTGCATAGATGCACGCATATATATGACAGTCGTAGCCtgtttgaattgatttatttgagcttatttatatattgatataaGCACTTGAGATACTATTTCAGAGACAATATCGAAACTACTCATGACatgttcatatgcagtttttaGCATATTTTCACAAACTCTCCTGGATAGCTGTAAGtatttatatgataaacatttatattataagcgcttaattaaatTGTTGATCCAAACATGCAAGATGTTAAGTAGTATTTATTATATACCTGATGACCTTCAAACCATACCCTGTAAGGGATTGTTGTTTTAAGTGCTAGTTGTCTTGCTAGCTTGTGAACCAAGGTGCGGCTACCAGTGAGTGGAATTACTGAATCTTGATCTCCGCTATGGTGAGaacaaaacaaagtaaaattagTCATAGCATATATATTTCCGTCAACGAGAAAATGGAATGATTTAATTCTGGTTACCTATAAATTAATACCCTAACTCCAGCTTTTATGATTGATCCAACAACATGGAGTGTTGGTACTTCCAGGTTGAGCATATTGTAGTCCAAGATGCTGTTAACATAATGTAGCACAGTTACTACTGTTTGGTTAATTACAATTGTTGATCCTATTTGGATTGAGTTATCTACAGGCATATGCACTTATGAGATTGTTTGAgagagtttatggaaacaacttatgaaataTTTGTAAGTTGTTTGAAAgattatttccataagctcttctagatagcttatgaaaacaattttactttattttatcttttgttgtagaaataacttatatataggcacttatatgataagcgctattgctataagcgcttaattCAATTGTTAATCCAAACAGACCTATATATAGTGTTTATTTGTTTTAGGATAGAAGAATATACTTGCTGCAGACATTCCACTTTGGAACTCCAATAAGCTCGGCATGGAGCGCCTTTTGTACATCGCGTCTGTTTAAGTAATTTGTAACTTCGTCATCTACACATACATCTATACTCTCATTTGCATGCTGTTTGGAAAAGTGAAAGAATTTCTCAAATCACAATGATCAAGCCAATTTGAAAATGCAATATCAAAATTAAGAGGTAACTTGGTAAAGAAGTTGCATGAAAGAATCTCCAAAAGACAATACTTACATGGTTTTGAGGACAAATAACTTTGGATTGTGAAAGCACTGAGGAAATGCATACATCAAGGGTAACATCATATTTGTCCACAAACTTGCTGGTTTCTCTGCTTACTTGGCTCATGACCTTTGAACAAAGCAGGGAAATGGAGTTTCTATAGTACTCACTTACATACTGCGAATAATTGCAGCCTGCGGTGAACATTTTGTAAGTTGAATCTGATATCAATCCATGAGACCAGAAGAACTCAGCCCTTGAATTGAAGTCAGTGGCATATTCTAGAAGTGGATTTCCCAACTGCAATAAAAGAGACCGCGTCAACATTAGCAATGTCTTTGGATTCCTGCAGTCAGTACCATTGGATCGAGATCGGACAATCTAGATTTTAACCTCGatatattagttttaaaaaaaaataatcaaaatctgCATTGAAACTGGACCGTCTGATTTCAATCCAACGGCACTGATACGCTGACCACGTGAACGCGTGAGATTATGACGCCGGTTCATGCAATCCAAAAATACCTAAGAAAGAAGCATCAAAACATGGTTGATATATAAGTGGTAGAGTACTTACTGCTATGCCTTTTAGATTGAATATCTTTTCCTTATTGTTGATTCCAATCATGAGATTTGCTAATTGTGGAATGTAATGTCCTAATGTTTATTGACAATTATGTGTgagaaaacaaataatattgatGTATGTATGTTAACCtgcttttgaaattgaatttatCTTAGAAATGATGTGGCACACTTACCTGCATAACTTTCTCCTGTCAAAAACAAATCTGTGTGTTTGTATTGGGGGAACTTGTTGAACCAATGTAGCAAGAACACAAGGTTGTCCCTAGCTaaaagaaatcaaattcaataattaaTGTCTAATATTTGATTATTCCAAGATTGATATATCAAAACCAtaccaaaatataatcaaatggAACATATCATATCTCTTAAAGttatgttgcattttttttagcttAAACTTTTCTGTTGTCTCAACTTTTTAAAAGCCTAAGTAAGCATCATAAAGAGGAAATTATTTATctgaaaagataaaataaaaaaacacaaaggtCTAAAGTGATTGTTAATAATAGTATTAATGCAAGATCAATTACCTGTCACCTCATCATTCACTTTGATATTGGAGAAACTACCTTTAGCATAAGAAAACCCCACTCCAACTGGTGTCTCCAAATACAACATGTTTGCCTCTACATCACAAAGTAACTAAGTTTATATCATAATGGTAAATTCTTGGAAATCTAATGAAATGATCAATACAGTACCTCTATTCCAACTATGCT from Medicago truncatula cultivar Jemalong A17 chromosome 8, MtrunA17r5.0-ANR, whole genome shotgun sequence includes the following:
- the LOC112417442 gene encoding magnesium transporter MRS2-F, yielding MVVTTAMRGGCRRKGTVMVVKSWMVVSETGESRVEDIDKHSIMQRTGLPTRDLRALDPKLSNPSSILGREKAIVVNLEHIQAIITSNEVLMINSTNPFFLRFLQDLQARLPHSNSSNNIQIANNVDGDYEQLPFEFKALEACIESTCTCLESETQGLEKEAYPALDELTSRISTLNLESVRQIKNRLVSLFGRVQKVADQLENLLDDDNDMAEMFLTQKLDARLSEQTSAKEGYNSTSDEDRDESDESGSIKDKSYDPKPDVKELEMLLEAYFAQINGILQKLSSLSEYVDNTEDYINIMLDDKQNQLLQVSIIFNTINMIVNAGIVVVGLFGMNIHIDLFDGQPRQFWATIGGTVLGCVLLFLASIWFGKKRYLLS
- the LOC11436964 gene encoding serine carboxypeptidase-like 45, which produces MCWQRWKAIAMTVVLLQLSSSMEIFCLSSHADRIHKLPGQPHIGFQHFSGYVTVDEKKRRYLFYYFVESETGPSSKPLVLWLNGGPGCSSLGVGAFSENGPFRPNGEVLIKNEHSWNREANMLYLETPVGVGFSYAKGSFSNIKVNDEVTARDNLVFLLHWFNKFPQYKHTDLFLTGESYAGHYIPQLANLMIGINNKEKIFNLKGIALGNPLLEYATDFNSRAEFFWSHGLISDSTYKMFTAGCNYSQYVSEYYRNSISLLCSKVMSQVSRETSKFVDKYDVTLDVCISSVLSQSKVICPQNHHANESIDVCVDDEVTNYLNRRDVQKALHAELIGVPKWNVCSNILDYNMLNLEVPTLHVVGSIIKAGVRVLIYSGDQDSVIPLTGSRTLVHKLARQLALKTTIPYRVWFEGHQVGGWTQVYGNTLTFATIRGASHEAPFSQPERSLVLFKSFLENKPLPKSF